In Flavobacterium piscisymbiosum, the sequence ATTAATCTTTTTACTTACTTCACTTCTATTCAAAAAAGTAACTGCCCAATTTCCATCTGATAAAGGTTTTACCCAAACTTCCAATCCGTCTTCTGCTGAATATTTAAACCCCTGAATTCCTAATTTATCCTGATTTATTGCGATCAAATCTTTATTGGTTAAAATTGCCAGAGTTTCTTTAGACATTTTTCTGAAATCATTTCCGGCTACAAGCGGAGACGAAAGCATACACCAAATGGCAAAATGCGATTTATCTTCGGTGTCATTCATTTCGTTTCCAACTTCCATCATATCAAAATCATTCCAATGATCAGGACCTGAATATTTACGAATATCTTTTCTCATTTCGGCTATCTTCATAAATCCCCATGATGACCAATTTTCAGGATGTTTGAATTCACAATCGAAACAAGGATAAATGTCGCCCGAGATTCTCCAAAGGTTTCCAACCGGTTTGCCCCACTCCCACGGTTGGTTATCTCCCCATTCGCAAAGACTAAAAACAATAGGTCTTCCGGCAATTTTTAGTGCGTTGCTCATTGTTGTATAGGCTTCCGGAGCGGTAATTCCTTTTGTATTGCACCAATCATATTTAAGAAAATCAATTTCTAGTTTAGCATAAAATCTCGCGTCCTGATATTCATAACCACGAGTTCCCGGATAACCTGCACAAGTTTGCGTTCCTGCACAATTATACAATCCAAATTTTAATCCTTTGCTATGCACATAATCTACCACAGCTTTCATTCCGTTTGGAAACTTTACTGGATCGGGAACCAAATCTCCATTAGCATCACGCTCTCTTGTCATCCAGCCATCATCTAGAACAATATAATTGTATCCTGCGGCAGCCATTCCTGACGAGACCATTATATCTGCGGTTTCTTTTACTAATTTTTCGTCGATACTTGTACCAAAGGTGTTCCAGGAATTCCAACCCATAGGAGGTGTCATGGCTAAACCTTCGAATTTTCCTGCTGTTTGTGTATGTGTATTTCCCTGGCTAAAGCTAAAATTGAACCAGATTAAAAAGGCGAATACTACTATTGATTTTTTCATTATAATTTATTTTTGATATTTTTTATTCTTTATAATATTGAAGAATGCTTTAATTTAATACATTAGTAATTAACGATATAAAAAACTCCAAATCGATTAGCTCGAAATGGAGTTCTTTTTTTAAGAACAACTTTTTTTAATTCACAACTAAATTTTTAGTTTTTACCGTTCCATTTGGATACGTTACCTGAACAATATAAATTCCTGCAGTCAAAGATGGCCCTATAGCCGTTCTGAGCGGAATATAGGTACTTGGACCCAATAATGAAAATGTAAATTTTAAAGCACCTGAACTATTATAAATTCTACAAGTTGCCGGAGCTTGCGATGAAACTGCAGTTGCTACGATAGTAATATATCCATCACTATACGGATTTGGCGATACCGTAAATTCATAATTTGGACCCGGATTTGGCGTGTTATTTATACAACCTGTTAAGTTTAACGAAACCGAATTACTATATGTGGTCGACGATACAGTATTCGACTGACATCCTGATAGTGATGTTGTACTTGTTACATCATACAAAAAATAAGATTGCCCGTTTAATGGTAATTTTAATTCAAATACATTTTTTGAGGTTTGTGTTACTATAATACTGGGATCCGGCACTCTTGGTGCGATTGAAAAATTTGTGTTTGGGCTTGGATTTGGATCTGTTGTTACGGTTAATGTTATAATATGATATTGACTGGTACAATAATCATTTGTTTTTGTTACAAGGTAATTAGGCTGTACAGGCACTTCTGGCGCAACGAATGTAATTTGTTTTACTGCTACAACCGTACCTCCGCTTTTAAATTCTACTTTGAGAATTTCTCCTCCGGCAATAAATCCCGGGTACTTATACAAAACTTTAAAAAGCGTCAAAGGCGATGGATTTCCTGAAAAGGTTACCAGTGGATCTGTACAAGACCACACTACCTCATCATAAGGTACACTTGGTGCTACCACTGAATAAGAAGGATTTGAGGCTACACAATAAGGATTTAAGCCTGTAATTTCCTGAGCATTTGACCGATAGCCCATTAAAATTAAAATAAAACTTAATAAACAAAGTTTTAGTTTGGTTGAAAATTGAAAGTCATTTTTTTTCATAAATTCTCTTTTTTGGTTTGTTAATATGAAATAAATTTAACCAGAAAAACAGATAAAAAAAGATACTATTTTCTCAAATAGCAGTACTAAACAATCATACAACAAACTGATTATCAGCAAACAAATAAA encodes:
- a CDS encoding glycoside hydrolase family 27 protein — translated: MKKSIVVFAFLIWFNFSFSQGNTHTQTAGKFEGLAMTPPMGWNSWNTFGTSIDEKLVKETADIMVSSGMAAAGYNYIVLDDGWMTRERDANGDLVPDPVKFPNGMKAVVDYVHSKGLKFGLYNCAGTQTCAGYPGTRGYEYQDARFYAKLEIDFLKYDWCNTKGITAPEAYTTMSNALKIAGRPIVFSLCEWGDNQPWEWGKPVGNLWRISGDIYPCFDCEFKHPENWSSWGFMKIAEMRKDIRKYSGPDHWNDFDMMEVGNEMNDTEDKSHFAIWCMLSSPLVAGNDFRKMSKETLAILTNKDLIAINQDKLGIQGFKYSAEDGLEVWVKPLSDGNWAVTFLNRSEVSKKINFDWKKHLIKDADFGYEADFNKTIYKLKDLWKNKEIGSTKKSFVSELASHDVITLKLSY
- a CDS encoding T9SS type A sorting domain-containing protein, whose protein sequence is MKKNDFQFSTKLKLCLLSFILILMGYRSNAQEITGLNPYCVASNPSYSVVAPSVPYDEVVWSCTDPLVTFSGNPSPLTLFKVLYKYPGFIAGGEILKVEFKSGGTVVAVKQITFVAPEVPVQPNYLVTKTNDYCTSQYHIITLTVTTDPNPSPNTNFSIAPRVPDPSIIVTQTSKNVFELKLPLNGQSYFLYDVTSTTSLSGCQSNTVSSTTYSNSVSLNLTGCINNTPNPGPNYEFTVSPNPYSDGYITIVATAVSSQAPATCRIYNSSGALKFTFSLLGPSTYIPLRTAIGPSLTAGIYIVQVTYPNGTVKTKNLVVN